One Moorella sp. E308F genomic region harbors:
- a CDS encoding YqeG family HAD IIIA-type phosphatase encodes MLKLLQPDLYVRSLRDIPLAALKARGIRGLIIDLDNTVTEWGRATLDREIYRWFTELKKQDLRACLVSNNRDVRVQKIAAYLGIPGISRAGKPRRRAFYQAMAVMETAVGNTAVIGDQVFTDVLGGNRLGLYTILVMPINKREFIGTRVIRQIEKLITKRLVINDLKDL; translated from the coding sequence ATGCTCAAGCTACTGCAACCGGACCTCTATGTGCGTTCCCTGCGGGATATACCCCTGGCAGCTTTAAAGGCGCGGGGTATCCGCGGTTTGATTATTGACCTGGATAATACGGTGACCGAATGGGGACGGGCGACCCTGGACCGGGAAATTTACCGGTGGTTTACGGAATTAAAGAAGCAAGACTTAAGGGCCTGCCTTGTATCCAACAACCGGGATGTCCGGGTGCAAAAAATAGCTGCTTACCTGGGTATTCCCGGAATTTCCAGGGCCGGTAAACCCAGGCGGCGGGCCTTTTACCAGGCCATGGCCGTCATGGAAACGGCAGTTGGTAATACTGCCGTGATCGGCGACCAGGTTTTTACCGATGTCCTGGGAGGAAACCGCCTGGGGCTGTACACAATTCTGGTGATGCCTATAAATAAGCGCGAGTTCATTGGCACCAGGGTGATCCGTCAGATAGAAAAATTGATAACCAAACGCCTGGTAATCAACGATTTAAAGGACTTATAA